CAGGGCGCGGCGCCGGCCGAGGAGGCTGCGCGCGGTGAGCTGGGCGACGGTGGCGTTCATCGGGCCACCAGGTAGGCGAAGACGCTCTCGAGCGCCTCGTCGGCAGGAGAGACCTCGTACAGGCGGATGCTGTGCGCCGCGGCCAGCTGGGGCAAGGCGCGCACGAACCGGGCCACGTCGGACGCCTGCACGTGCAGGGCCGTGGCGTCGTCACCGCTGTCGGTCATCTGGTGCGTGCGTCCCGACGCCGCTCGGCCGCCGGTCGCCGACACCAGCTCGACACCCGCTGCGCTGACCTCGGCGATGATCGCCGAGGCCAGCGCCCGGTTGTCGTCGGAGCGAATCCAGTACTGATGCGGCCGCTCGGTCATCAACCGCCGGATGTGGCGGAAGTCTCCGGATGCCGCGTGCCGCCCGGCCACCACCACCTGGATGTCGCCGGCGATCTGCTCGACCTCCTCGAGGATGTGCGAGCTGAACAGGATCGTGCGACCCTGCTCGCCCATCGTGTGCAGCAGGTCCATGAGCTGCATGCGCTGACGCGGGTCCATGCCGTTGAACGGCTCGTCGAGCAGGAGCACCGGCGGCTCGTGGACCAGCGCGGTGGCGACCTTGATGCGCTGCTTCATGCCCTTGGAGTACGTCGAGATGTCCCGGTCGGCGAACGGCGACATCTGCACGGTCTCCAGCGCTGCGGCCGCCGCGGCACCCGGGTCTGCCAAGCCGTGGAGCTTCGCGTTGGCGAGCACGAAGCTCGCCCCCGACACGGCGTCGTACATGGCCTCCCGCTCGGGCACGAGGCCGACGCGCCGGTAGATCTCCCGGTTGCCCCAGACCGTCTCGCCATCGAGGGTGACCGTGCCGCCCGACGGGGGCAGGAAGCCCGCCATCATGTTGATCAGGGTGGACTTGCCGGCGCCGTTGGGACCGAGCAGGCCGGTCACGCCCGGCCCGATCGACATGGTGACGTCGTTGACGGCGACGACGTTGCCGAACCACCGCGACACCTGGTCCAACGTCAGGGTGGTCATGTCACCGACACCGATCGGTAGCGCAGCAGCAGGGCCGCGAAGCAGCCGACGACGAGCAAAAGCGCGGCAAGCCCGAAGGCGGCGGCGCCGGCCGCACCGGGCGGCGTCGGCAGCGGGCTGGCCGCGCCGAGCAGCGAGCTCTGGATGCCCTCGACGAGGGTGTAGGGCGACAGGAGGCCGAGGTAGGCGGCGGCGTCACCCACACCCTCCTCGATCGCGATGCCCTGCGCCACGCCCTGCACGCCCGACATGACGACGAGGACCGTGACGACCGCGGCCACCGCCAGCCCCCGTCGCGGCGTCACGGCAGCGACCACCATGCCGAAGCCGGCGAGGATGAGCGAGAGCGCCGCCGC
This is a stretch of genomic DNA from Egibacteraceae bacterium. It encodes these proteins:
- a CDS encoding ABC transporter ATP-binding protein, with the translated sequence MTTLTLDQVSRWFGNVVAVNDVTMSIGPGVTGLLGPNGAGKSTLINMMAGFLPPSGGTVTLDGETVWGNREIYRRVGLVPEREAMYDAVSGASFVLANAKLHGLADPGAAAAAALETVQMSPFADRDISTYSKGMKQRIKVATALVHEPPVLLLDEPFNGMDPRQRMQLMDLLHTMGEQGRTILFSSHILEEVEQIAGDIQVVVAGRHAASGDFRHIRRLMTERPHQYWIRSDDNRALASAIIAEVSAAGVELVSATGGRAASGRTHQMTDSGDDATALHVQASDVARFVRALPQLAAAHSIRLYEVSPADEALESVFAYLVAR